One stretch of Lagenorhynchus albirostris chromosome 13, mLagAlb1.1, whole genome shotgun sequence DNA includes these proteins:
- the SLC66A3 gene encoding solute carrier family 66 member 3 isoform X1 produces the protein METRLLWFCNWSVLGVSATLKLPQIFAVLGARSARGISLPSLLLELAGFLVFLRYQCYYEYPLLTYLEYPILVAQDLILLLCVFHFKGDVKRAAPYIVLCVSAWFILTLQKWIIDLAMNLCTFISAASKFAQLQYLWKSRDSGAVSAVTWSLASYTCAARIMTTLMTTSDLTILIRFVIMLALNTWVAATILHYQKTDVKSE, from the exons ATGGAGACGCGGCTGCTGTGGTTCTGCAACTGGAGCGTGCTGGGCGTGAGCGCGACGCTCAAGCTGCCGCAGATCTTCGCCGTGCTGGGGGCGCGCAGCGCGCGGGGCATCAGCCTCCCGAGCCTACTTCTGGAGCTGGCTGG gttCCTGGTCTTTCTCCGGTACCAGTGTTACTACGAGTACCCACTGCTAACCTACCTGGAGTACCCCATCCTCGTTGCACAAG ATCTCATCCTCCTGCTGTGTGTCTTCCATTTCAAGGGGGATGTGAAACGGGCAGCACCGTACATCGTCCT CTGTGTGTCTGCTTGGTTCATCCTCACCCTGCAGAAGTGGATCATAGATCTGGCCATG AATTTATGTACTTTCATCAGTGCAGCCAGTAAGTTTGCACAGCTCCAGTACCTGTGGAAAAGCAGGGACTCGGGAGCCGTGAGTGCTGTCACGTGGAGCCTTGCTTCATATACCTGTGCGG CAAGAATAATGACAACTTTAATGACCACCAGTGATCTGACaa TTCTTATACGTTTTGTGATCATGCTGGCCTTAAATACATGGGTAGCAGCTACAATACTTCACTACCAGAAGACCGATGTGAAGTCTGAATGA
- the SLC66A3 gene encoding solute carrier family 66 member 3 isoform X2: METRLLWFCNWSVLGVSATLKLPQIFAVLGARSARGISLPSLLLELAGFLVFLRYQCYYEYPLLTYLEYPILVAQDLILLLCVFHFKGDVKRAAPYIVLCVSAWFILTLQKWIIDLAMNLCTFISAASKFAQLQYLWKSRDSGAVSAVTWSLASYTCAAFSSTQIFQEQLAYIPAFKMERY, translated from the exons ATGGAGACGCGGCTGCTGTGGTTCTGCAACTGGAGCGTGCTGGGCGTGAGCGCGACGCTCAAGCTGCCGCAGATCTTCGCCGTGCTGGGGGCGCGCAGCGCGCGGGGCATCAGCCTCCCGAGCCTACTTCTGGAGCTGGCTGG gttCCTGGTCTTTCTCCGGTACCAGTGTTACTACGAGTACCCACTGCTAACCTACCTGGAGTACCCCATCCTCGTTGCACAAG ATCTCATCCTCCTGCTGTGTGTCTTCCATTTCAAGGGGGATGTGAAACGGGCAGCACCGTACATCGTCCT CTGTGTGTCTGCTTGGTTCATCCTCACCCTGCAGAAGTGGATCATAGATCTGGCCATG AATTTATGTACTTTCATCAGTGCAGCCAGTAAGTTTGCACAGCTCCAGTACCTGTGGAAAAGCAGGGACTCGGGAGCCGTGAGTGCTGTCACGTGGAGCCTTGCTTCATATACCTGTGCGG CGTTCTCTTCTACCCAAATCTTTCAAGAACAGTTAGCATATATTCCtgcatttaaaatggaaagatattag